Proteins encoded in a region of the Solanum dulcamara chromosome 9, daSolDulc1.2, whole genome shotgun sequence genome:
- the LOC129903555 gene encoding uncharacterized protein LOC129903555 has translation MASVDPTITTTIAAANSEKTAWAAAYQVVATFTAGLYLICDTHHSWDQVSDQILSGLDPTFYDISATIRARDSTIIYEELYEKLLDHELFLRHEEFKKAPNQITDATATSNNFGHSNSRNTHCPNNSNGNQ, from the exons ATGGCATCTGTTGATCCAACAATTACCACAACTATTGCAGCTGCTAATTCAGAAAAAACTGCCTGGG CTGCAGCCTACCAGGTGGTGGCAACTTTTACGGCTGGTCTCTATTTGATCTGTGATACACATCATTCATGGGACCAGGTCTCTGATCAG ATCCTGAGTGGTTTAGATCCAACGTTTTATGACATCTCTGCTACGATCCGTGCTCGTGACTCCACTATTATTTATGAAGAACTCTACGAAAAGTTACTGGATCATGAGCTTTTCCTTCGCCATGAAGAGTTCAAGAAAGCTCCCAACCAGATTACTGATGCAACTGCTACATCCAATAATTTTGGTCATTCCAACTCTCGGAATACTCATTGCCCCAATAATAGCAATGGAAATCAATAG